In Phragmites australis chromosome 16, lpPhrAust1.1, whole genome shotgun sequence, one DNA window encodes the following:
- the LOC133896193 gene encoding phosphatidylinositol/phosphatidylcholine transfer protein SFH6-like, which yields MSVGHADDIEISLCDGNSEDERRRRKIGSLRRKAIHALKKRGRRRVDFRFPPTAISIEDVRDAEEERAVAAFRDRLVAHVLLPDKHDDYHVMLRFLKARKFDAEKAMQMWAEMLRWRKEFGADSILEDFEFEELDEVLCYYPQGYHGVDREGRPVYIERLGKVDPNKLMQITSVDRYIKYHVQEFERALRERFPACTLAAKRHIDSTTTILDVQGVGFKNFSKTARDLVHRMQKIDSDCYPETLHQMFVVNAGSGFKLIWNSVKGFLDPKTSSKIHVLGSNYQSRLLEVIDSSELPDFLGGSCTCSDKGGCLGSNKGPWNDPFILKLIHNLEAGCVRDIKPVSEGGERSSSSLRLEQFKWQGMFSDTSNAESGSDVDDFCPSFVQKVADYGCLTPVHEEVKGTYSATYFSCEDRSHPNMAPESCRGVRQTTEMVQKPIADFRQSSTNGGNNALNLDGTIAQRGWESLVKLAVTALIKLFSFIRLFISRAERRLENVHHSTPPVPAQEPEKPQPRSVSDGEMCACLRRLDNLESLCNHLTTKPPQIPEDKELILLNSFERIKSVEADLERTKRVLHATVVKQKALVETLESVQESSRVRKRMFCS from the exons ATGTCAG TGGGCCATGCGGACGACATCGAGATATCGCTGTGCGACGGTAACTCGGAggacgagcggcggcggcgcaagaTCGGGTCGCTACGGCGGAAGGCCATTCACGCGCTCAAGAAGCGCGGCCGGAGGCGCGTCGACTTCCGCTTCCCGCCGACGGCCATCTCCATCGAGGACGTCCgcgacgccgaggaggagcgcgcCGTCGCCGCCTTCCGCGACCGCCTCGTCGCGCACGTGCTCCTCCCTGACAAGCACGACGACTACCACGTGATGCTAAG GTTTTTGAAGGCCAGGAAGTTCGATGCCGAGAAGGCAATGCAGATGTGGGCAGAGATGCTGAGATGGAGGAAAGAGTTTGGAGCCGACTCAATCCTTGAG GATTTTGAGTTTGAAGAGCTGGATGAAGTGTTGTGCTACTACCCTCAGGGCTACCATGGCGTTGACCGTGAGGGCCGGCCGGTGTACATTGAGAGGCTCGGGAAGGTTGATCCGAACAAGCTCATGCAGATCACCTCTGTGGATAGGTACATCAAGTACCACGTCCAGGAGTTTGAGAGGGCCTTAAGGGAGAGGTTCCCTGCCTGCACATTGGCTGCCAAGAGGCACATtgactccaccaccaccatcttgGACGTCCAGGGTGTG GGGTTTAAGAATTTCTCCAAGACTGCTAGGGACCTTGTACACCGCATGCAGAAGATTGACAGCGACTGTTATCCTGAG ACACTACACCAAATGTTTGTCGTGAATGCGGGCAGTGGATTCAAGTTGATCTGGAACAGTGTGAAGGGCTTCCTTGACCCAAAAACCTCATCCAAGATTCAT GTTCTCGGTTCGAACTACCAGAGTAGACTTCTTGAAGTAATAGACTCGAG TGAGTTGCCAGATTTCCTTGGTGGTTCATGCACGTGTAGTGACAAGGGTGGTTGTCTTGGCTCGAACAAAGGGCCGTGGAATGATCCTTTTATCTTGAAG cTGATACACAATTTGGAAGCTGGTTGTGTGAGGGATATCAAGCCAGTTTCTGAGGGGGGAGAAAGAAGCAGCTCCTCTCTTCGGTTGGAACAGTTCAAG TGGCAGGGCATGTTTAGTGATACATCAAATGCTGAATCAGGATCTGATGTTGACGATTTTTGTCCGTCATTTGTTCAGAAAGTTGCTGACTATGGTTGCTTGACTCCAGTCCACGAGGAA GTAAAAggcacatattctgcaacatacTTCAGCTGTGAAGATCGGAGTCACCCAAATATGGCTCCTGAATCTTGCCGTGGAGTGCGACAAACTACTGAAATGGTGCAGAAACCAATCGCTGATTTCAGGCAATCTTCCACCAACGGAG GGAACAATGCTCTTAATTTGGATGGTACAATTGCTCAAAGGGGTTGGGAAAGTCTGGTTAAACTTGCAGTCACAGCCTTGATAAAGCTATTTTCTTTCATCCGTCTTTTCATCTCTAGAGCTGAGAGGCGGCTTGAGAACGTCCATCATTCTACTCCACCAGTACCAGCACAAGAACCAGAGAAGCCACAGCCTCGATCTGTCAGTGATGGAGAAATGTGTGCTTGTTTACGGCGTCTTGACAATCTCGAGTCGTTGTGCAATCAtcttaccaccaaaccaccccaGATCCCAGAGGATAAAGAACTCATACTGTTGAACTCCTTTGAGCGGATCAAATCTGTTGAGGCTGACCTCGAGAGGACCAAAAGA GTATTGCATGCCACAGTGGTGAAGCAGAAGGCATTGGTGGAGACTCTGGAATCTGTACAGGAGTCGTCTAGAGTTAGG AAGAGGATGTTTTGTTCATAG